AACGCTGCAATGTCCCGAATCGCTGTTGGGCTAACCCGAGGCGGTCGGCAGTTCCTGGATGAGGACGTAAGGCTGAACGATGAGCGCGTTGAAGCGTCGCGACGGCATCGCATTCCATTCTGTCAGCTGCCCCGATGACGGCTTGTGAATTGCCCCAATTTGAATCCAATGCTGGACAGAGGTTACGTTATCTTCGGCGATCGCGATGCCAACCTCCACCATGTCCAAGCTCGGCGACACCACGACTACTGCATCTCGACGCGAATGAGGCGCGATTGCTTCCCACTCGGTCGGTTCCAGGGTTTCGTTCAACGCTTTCCACAGGTCGCGCATGAATCGCCTCGCGCTTACAACCCACACACCCTATCAACTCGCTGTCAGGGCTGGCAAGCAACGGAAAGCAGCTTCCGAGTCTCCCAGCGGCAGAGCTTCGGTGGGCTTTTTCAGCTTATTACCAAATCCGCCAGAACACTTTCCGAGTCGGATTACAGCAATATTCTGCAGTGAATCTCTAT
This genomic stretch from Rubidibacter lacunae KORDI 51-2 harbors:
- a CDS encoding DUF2288 domain-containing protein, with the translated sequence MRDLWKALNETLEPTEWEAIAPHSRRDAVVVVSPSLDMVEVGIAIAEDNVTSVQHWIQIGAIHKPSSGQLTEWNAMPSRRFNALIVQPYVLIQELPTASG